The DNA region ATGGTGGCGCGAAGGCGGGCAGTTCCACATCGAGAAGACGGCCACCATTCCGCCCGAGCCCGCAGCCACGGAATTGCTGCCGCCCTTGCTCCAGGGTTTCGGCGCGGTGCCGCCGCTCGTCACCGATATCGATCTCTCCATCGACGACAGATTCCTCTATGTCGCCTGCTGGGGAACCGGAGAGCTGCGCCAGTACGACGTGACGGAACCCCGCAAGCCCAAGCTCACGGGATCGGTTCACATCGGCGGCATCGCGCGGCGCACGCCCCATTCGAACGGCAAGACCTTCGCGGGTGGTCCGCAGATGGTGGAGATCAGCCGCGACGGCAAGCGTGTCTACTGGACCAACTCGCTCTACTCGACGTGGGACAACCAGTTTTACCCGGACGGCGTGCCCGCGGCACAGGTCATGGCGCGGGCGGAACCCGGCGGCGGTCTGACATTGACAGATGACTACTGGGTGGACTTTCCCGACGGATACCGCGCGCATCAGATCCGGCTCGAAGGCGGAGACTGCTCGACCGATTCGTTCTGTTACCCGTCGGTGGGCGTTTGATCGGGGCAGGCTGGTCGCAGACCGGCCTGTGGCTGGCCATTCTCGCGAGCGGCCTCTATCACGGGGTCAATCCGGCAATGGGATGGCCGCTCGCGGTGTCGGCCGGATTGATGGAAAGACGCGCGCAGGCGCTGTGTCGCGCGCTCCTTTATCTCGCGGCGGGGCACATGCTGGCGGTGTTGCTGGTGATGCTGCCGTTCGCCATGCTGACCATCCTGCTCGCCTGGCAGCACCCGATCCAGATCGGCGCCAGTGTGCTCGTGATGGGCTTTGGCGTAGTTCTGCTGATCTGGCGACGCCATCCGCGCGTCCTCGTGCGGATTCCTCCCTCGCGGCTGACACTCTGGTCCTTCGCCATTGCCATGGCGCACGGCGCCGGGTTGATGCTCGTGCCGATCTACCTCGGGCTTTGCCGCGCCTACGACGATCAAGGGCACCATGCCGCGCAGGCGCTGATCGAAGCGAATCTGGGTATGGCGTTGCTGGTCTCGGCGGTCCATGCGTGCGCGATGATGCTGGCAGGCGGATTGCTGGCGTGGCTGGTCTACCGCTACCTCGGGCTCAAGTTCGTCTCGCGAAGCTGGTTCAATCTGGACACGGTGTGGGCGCTGAGTCTGGTGCTGGTCGGCGCGCTCTCGCTCGCCATCAACACTACCCTGGTCCTGAGCCCTCAGGCATGATGCTTGCGCGACAACTCGTTCAACCCCATGAACGAGGAGTGCAAGATGCAAACGACGAAACAGGACAAGACAGCGACCGATCCGGCTACGCAAGATGCGGTCGAATTTCTGGAGGCCGAACATCGCGCGGTAGAAAAGCTGTTCGCGGCGTTCAAGAAAACCGCGGACGACGATCTGGACGCGAAAGCGACGCTGGCGCAGCGCGCCTGCGAAGAGTTATCCATTCATACGATGCTCGAAGAGGAACTGCTGTATCCCGCCGCGCAGGCCGCCCTGCCTGACAGCGACGCGATCGACGTGGAAGAAGCGTACATCGAACATTTTCTCGTCAAGACGCTGATCGCGAAGTTCGAAACGCTGAAGGCCGGCGACAGGGGATTCGACGCGACCTTCAAGGTGATGAGCGAGATGGTGGGCCATCACGTCGAGGAAGAGGAGCAGGAACTCTTTCCGGAACTGCGCAAGTCGAATTGCAACCTCCGCTCGCTGGGCGAAAAAATGGCAATCCGCAAAGCCGAATTGCAGAGCAAGCTGGACGCGGTGGGCAGCAAGGCGGTGGGGGACAAGACCGCCGCGCTTTAAGTGTGGCGAGGCGAGGGCGCATCACGCACTGCCGGTACATATCCCGGCGGCACATGCCGCTTGCGCAGCGGCTGTGCGGCCTGGGCGGGGCGTGACGCGCTTTCGCCGGAGATTTCAGGGCTCCCGCCTACTACGAGCCGTTTTCGTTAGTTCACTGGCGAATATGGATCTGCCGATTTGTTCGTGGCGCAATGCGGCGAACACAACGAGAATCGAACCGGTTGCACGCCTTCGCCTGTCACCGGTGGTCGAATGCCGCGGTGTCCTTCGGCGAATACACGCGATGCCGCGCGCTTGCAGCTTCAGGCTACAGCTTCGGGTTACACAGCCCGCAGGCGCGGCGCGTCCCCATCCACACTCGATTCGCGGGCTTTCATGAGCAGACGTAGCGGGCATTTGCGCCTCGGCGCTTTCCTTTACCCCTCTGGACATCACATCGCGGCGTGGCGGCACCCCGATGCACGCGCGGACGCGGGCGTTGATTTCCGTCACTACGTCCAGCTCGCGCGGGCCGCGGAAGCCGCAAAATTCGATCTGGTCTTTCTTGCCGACGGCGTGGGCACACGGGGCGATAACGTCGACTTTCTGAGCCGCACCGCGCACAGCTACGTCGCGCAGTTCGAGCCGATCACCTTGCTCTCGGCGCTGGCGGCCGTGACGGAGCGCATCGGCCTGGTCGGCACGGCCTCCACGAGTTTCAACGAGCCGTATCACATTGCGCGCAAATTCGCGTCGCTCGATCACATCAGCGGGGGGCGCGCGGGCTGGAATCTGGTCACGTCGTCCAGCGAGCATGAAGCGAAGAACTTCAATCGCGACAAACATTTCGACCATGCCGAGCGCTATGCGCGTGCCGCCGAGTTCGCCGAAGTAACGGCGGGGCTCTGGGATAGCTGGGAGGACGACGCCTTCGTTCGCAACAAGGCGGAAGGCCGCTTCTTCGACCCCGCCAAACGGCATGTGCTGGATCACAAGGGACGCTTCTTCCAGGTCAAGGGGCCGCTCAATGTCGCCCGCGCGCCCCAGGGGCATCCGGTGCAGGCTGGGTCGTCCGAAGCCGGCCGGGATCTGGCCGCACAGACCGCCGAGGTGATTTTCACGGCGCAGCAGACGCTGCAGGACGCGATCGATTTCTATGCCGATGTGAAAGGCCGCATGCAGACCTACGGCCGTGACCCAGACGATCTGAAGATCATGCCCGGCGTGTTTCCGATTGTCGGCCGCACCGAAGACGAAGCGCAAGAGAAGTTCGAACAATTGCAGTCGCTCGTCGACCCCAAGGTCGGGCTCGCACTCGTCTCGGGGCTGACCGGCGGCTTCGATCTGTCCGGGTATCCGCTCGACGGTCCGATCCCGGATCTGCCCGAAACAAATGCCAGCAAAAGCCGGCAAACGCTGATGATCGAAATCGCGCGCCGCGAGAATCTGACCATCCGTCAGCTCTATTTGCGCGTGGCGGGCGCGCGCGGTCATTGGCAGCTCGTCGGCACCCCGGCGCAGATCGCCGATCAACTCGAAGAGCGTTTTGTGAATTACGGCGCGGACGGCTTCAACGTGATGCCGCCGTTGCTGCCCACCGGTCTGAACGATTTCGTCGAACTGGTGTTGCCCGAACTGCGGCGACGCGGCTTGTTCCGCGAAGACTACGAGGGCCGGACACTGCGCGAGAATCTCGGGTTGCGGCGGCCGGCGCACCGCGTCAGATAGCGGCGCCGGCGGCTTGCAAGCAGCCGCGCCGAAGCCAGATTAAACTGGCTCGACCTCGTTCGCGACGGAGATCGTTTCATGTCACGTCAGCTTCGCCTCGGCGCCTTCATGCGTCCCACGACCATTCACACCGGCGCATGGCGTTATCCCGGCGCTTATCCCGACGCCAACTTCAATTTCGCGCATCTGAAGCGTTTCGCGCAGACGCTCGAGCGCGGCCGCTTCGACGCGTTTTTCATGGCCGACCACCTCGCGGTGCTCAACATGCCGCTCGACGCGCTCAAGCACAGCCACACCGTCACGTCGTTCGAGCCGCTCACGCTGCTTGCCGCGCTCGCCGCGGTCACCGAGCGGCTGGGGCTCATTGCAACCGCGTCCACGACATTCGACGCGCCATATCATGTGGCAAGGCGCTTTGCCTCGCTCGACCATATCAGCGGCGGCCGCGCGGGATGGAATCTCGTGACGACATCGAACCCGGACGCCGCGCTCAATTTCGGGCTCGACGAGCATGTCGAGCACGACGAGCGCTACCGGCGCGCCCGCGAGTTTTTCGACGTCGTCACCGGACTTTGGGACAGTTGGGCCGACGACGCTTTTATCCGCGATACGGCCACCGGCACATTCTTCGATCCGGAGAAACTGCATGTGCTGAACTACAGGAGCGAGAACTTTTCGGTGCGCGGGCCGTTGAATATCGCGCGCCCCGTTCAGGGCTGGCCGGTCATCGTGCAGGCGGGATCGTCGGAAGCAGGGCGTCAGATCGCCGCCGAAACCGCCGAGGTGGTGTTCACCGCGCAAACACGGCTGGCAGACGGCAAGCGCTTTTACGCCGACGTCAAAGGCCGCATGGAGAAGCTGGGGCGGCCACGCGATCACATGAAGATTCTTCCCGCCGCCTTTGTCGTGGTGGGCGATACGCTGGAGCAGGCGCTCGACACGCGAGCGCGGCTCGACACGTTCGTTCATGACGATAGCGGCATTGCTTCATTGTCAATTGCATTGGGACACGACGTGTCCGGCTTCGATCCTGACGGGCCGCTGCCCGAGATTCCCGAAACCAATGCGAGCCGTACCGCGCGCCAACGCGTGATCGAATGGGCCGAGCGCGAGGGGCTGACGATACGCCAGCTGGCCCAGCGCATTGGCGGTTACGCGGGCCTGGAGATGGTCGGCACGGCCGCCATGATCGCCGATCAGATGGAGCAGTGGCTGGTGGAAGAGGGCTCCGATGGATTCAATGTGATGTTTCCTTACCTGCCGGGCGGTCTGGACGATTTCGTCGCCAAGGTGATCCCCGAGTTGCAGAGGCGCGGGCTGTTCCGGCGCGAATACGAAGGGACCACGCTGCGCGAAAATCTGGGGCTGCCACGGCCTGAGAACCGGTTTTTTCCACGTTCCGGCGCCGGAACCTAGCCGCACTCGGGCCGCCGTTCAGGAGCCGCCGAACCAGTTGTAGCCTTGATCGACCCAATAGCCACCCGGGAACGTATTGGTCACGAAGATCTCCATGATGTGCTTGGGGTTCTTGTAGCCGAGTTTCGTAGGCATCCTGAGCTTCATCGGATAGCCGTATCTGGCCGGCAGTTGCTCGCCGTCATACGTGAAGGTCAAGAGTGTCTGGGGATGCAGCGCCGTCGGCATATCGATGCTTTCGTAATAGTCGTCGGCACATTTGAAGCCGACGTATTTCGCGGACGTGTCTGCGCCGACACGTTTGAGGAACTCGGAAAACGGCGTGCCGCCCCATCGGCCGATCGCGCTCCAGCCTTCGACGCAGATATGCCGCGTGATCTGCTCGGCTTTCGGCAATGCGTAAAGTTCATCGAGGGCCCAAGCCTTTTTCTCCCGCACGAGGCCGCTCACCTTCAGGCGGAAATCGCGGCCGTCCACATGCGGCACATCGTCGATGCCGTAGAACGCATTGAAGGGAAACGGACGCGTGATTTCCGCCTCCGTGTAGGTCGGCGCGAGCCGGTTCGGATCGAACAGCCAGCCCTGCACGCTGTCGTTGATTTTCGACACGCGCGACAGGAACGTCTCGACCGACTTGTCGTCCGACAGGCTGCATCCGGTCAGCATGGCAAGGCCGCCGAGCGTGACGATGCGCTTGCCGAAGAGCCGCCGTGACGGCATCTCCAGCTCGCGACGCACGTCGATACTGAGCGACTCGCGATCCACGCCCGGAGAGGAAGGTTTGAAAAGCTTCACAATCGTACTCCTCGGTTAGCGGCCACGA from Paraburkholderia aromaticivorans includes:
- a CDS encoding hemerythrin domain-containing protein; amino-acid sequence: MQTTKQDKTATDPATQDAVEFLEAEHRAVEKLFAAFKKTADDDLDAKATLAQRACEELSIHTMLEEELLYPAAQAALPDSDAIDVEEAYIEHFLVKTLIAKFETLKAGDRGFDATFKVMSEMVGHHVEEEEQELFPELRKSNCNLRSLGEKMAIRKAELQSKLDAVGSKAVGDKTAAL
- a CDS encoding LLM class flavin-dependent oxidoreductase, translating into MSRRSGHLRLGAFLYPSGHHIAAWRHPDARADAGVDFRHYVQLARAAEAAKFDLVFLADGVGTRGDNVDFLSRTAHSYVAQFEPITLLSALAAVTERIGLVGTASTSFNEPYHIARKFASLDHISGGRAGWNLVTSSSEHEAKNFNRDKHFDHAERYARAAEFAEVTAGLWDSWEDDAFVRNKAEGRFFDPAKRHVLDHKGRFFQVKGPLNVARAPQGHPVQAGSSEAGRDLAAQTAEVIFTAQQTLQDAIDFYADVKGRMQTYGRDPDDLKIMPGVFPIVGRTEDEAQEKFEQLQSLVDPKVGLALVSGLTGGFDLSGYPLDGPIPDLPETNASKSRQTLMIEIARRENLTIRQLYLRVAGARGHWQLVGTPAQIADQLEERFVNYGADGFNVMPPLLPTGLNDFVELVLPELRRRGLFREDYEGRTLRENLGLRRPAHRVR
- a CDS encoding LLM class flavin-dependent oxidoreductase; translation: MSRQLRLGAFMRPTTIHTGAWRYPGAYPDANFNFAHLKRFAQTLERGRFDAFFMADHLAVLNMPLDALKHSHTVTSFEPLTLLAALAAVTERLGLIATASTTFDAPYHVARRFASLDHISGGRAGWNLVTTSNPDAALNFGLDEHVEHDERYRRAREFFDVVTGLWDSWADDAFIRDTATGTFFDPEKLHVLNYRSENFSVRGPLNIARPVQGWPVIVQAGSSEAGRQIAAETAEVVFTAQTRLADGKRFYADVKGRMEKLGRPRDHMKILPAAFVVVGDTLEQALDTRARLDTFVHDDSGIASLSIALGHDVSGFDPDGPLPEIPETNASRTARQRVIEWAEREGLTIRQLAQRIGGYAGLEMVGTAAMIADQMEQWLVEEGSDGFNVMFPYLPGGLDDFVAKVIPELQRRGLFRREYEGTTLRENLGLPRPENRFFPRSGAGT
- a CDS encoding molybdopterin-dependent oxidoreductase, which encodes MKLFKPSSPGVDRESLSIDVRRELEMPSRRLFGKRIVTLGGLAMLTGCSLSDDKSVETFLSRVSKINDSVQGWLFDPNRLAPTYTEAEITRPFPFNAFYGIDDVPHVDGRDFRLKVSGLVREKKAWALDELYALPKAEQITRHICVEGWSAIGRWGGTPFSEFLKRVGADTSAKYVGFKCADDYYESIDMPTALHPQTLLTFTYDGEQLPARYGYPMKLRMPTKLGYKNPKHIMEIFVTNTFPGGYWVDQGYNWFGGS